Sequence from the Maribellus comscasis genome:
TATATTTCTTTTTGGCAACTTCCTCCTTCTCTTTTGCCAGCTTTAATTCTTCGTTTTGCATTTCCAATTCTATTTGATACACCTTAAGCTCTTGAATGAGTTTATGAGTATTGGGTTCGGAAGGAGATACTTCAGCTCCTTCATTTTTCTCTATTTGTAGAATTTCTTTTGTTTTGTTCAGTTTGTAAGTTTCTTTTAAAGGTCTTTTTTGTTTTTTCATGTTAAATTGCTAATAGTATGTTTTTAAAGAAACTTCTCATAGCAAGCAGACAAGGCTCTCAATCGGATTTTGATATGTATAGATTGGAGTGTTCTGAATTTTATGGACAAAGTACCCATTGGCTATTATGTAAGGGATTAATTCAGCTAAATGATTTGGGAATAAAACCATAGTTCACTGAATTAAAAGGAAAAGTCTATGCCAGCCAACAGACTAAACTCAAACTAGAATTATTACTTTCCTCTAACTATTAAATACTCCAAATACATATAATAACCAAAACACAAGAACAGCTACCACAATCGCATTAAGAATATTTTTAATACTGCGTTGCGCTGGAACATAATTATTTATCTGCCAAAGGATAATACCAACAATCAGGACGACAATAGCAATGGTTAAGGCAGGCATATCATTAAATTCAAATTGAAAACAAATTCTATCAGCAAAAATCAGGTTTCCATTGATAATGTGTATTGCATCATATTATAAAAAGATTTACATCTCACAAACACTCACTAACGGAAATTGATCATTAAAAATAATTTATCGCTCAAATATAAAAGACAACCTTTCAGTTGCTTTTTGAAATGTTTAACCATTTGTCTAATGGTTAAACATTAACTGCTCCTCTATAATTAAATTACTCATTTCAGTAAGCATCATTTAAAATTCAATTTTAACCGGCTCTTATAAACGTAGCATTACTTTTTAAAAAGTGTCAGTGCGCAGTACAATTTGTTCTCCCGGATATTGTACATTCGTTCCATTTTCGGTTGTAATAAATACTTTTACCGGCCTGTAGGAGGACACCGTTTCCAGGGATGCAGTATGGCGTTTTGACAAAAAGCCGGTTGAACTTTTTAATTGTCCGAGGTTCTCAACATTGCCTTCGTCGGTTTCCATCCAAACTATATAAGTAGTTTGAGATGATTGAACCTTTTCGACTTCAGCTAAATCAGATACCTCTACTTTTATTATATAATTCTTGTTATTATCCTTTTTCAACTTAACATAACCATTTGCTGCAGGGACAACACTTGAACTTAAAAAAGTGTACTTTTTCGCGCACGATGTGAATGGAATTATCATCATTGCCGCAAAAACTACTAAAAGAATACCTTTTACCGGGCTGTTTTTATTTTGCATTTTCATATTCTGTTTTTCTAAATTTCCGCAGCTGGCGGAACAGTTGTGAATGAATTTTCACAAGAACAAGATCATTATTTTGTGTACGTAAAGTATTACACAATTCTGAATTAGAGTTACATCATTCACACATTTTTATATGCTTTTTGAAAATCCTATTGTAAACAAATTTAATATTTCTGACTTTAGGATGTATTTTGCAGATTATTTGCTTCTTTTTAATTCATTCAGGAGTTCCCTAAGGTTTACAGTTGCATACGTTGAGGCGTAATCCGACATGGCATAAGGAATAATCAAATCCTCGTTTTGAATCATTGAACCACAGGAATAAACCACATTGGGGACATATCCTTCCCTTTCATTGGCGTTAGGGATTAGCAAGGGAGATTTTAACCTGCCAATCTCTTTCTCCGGATTTTGGAGATCGAACAATGATGCCCCGAGAACATATTCACGCATTGGCCCCACCCCGTGGGTAATTACCAACCAGCCTTCAGGTGTTTCGATGGGTGAACCGCAATTCCCGATTTGAACAAATTCCCACGGAAATTTAGGCTTTTGTAGTAATGTTGCTTTGCGCCAAATTGAAATATTATCTGAAAAAGCTATGTAATTATTAAAGCCATCGAGTCTGCAAAGCATGGCGTATTTTCCGTTTACTTTACGTGGAAAAAGCGCCATCCCTTTGTTTTGGGCGATTTCTCCGTGAAGTGGTAAAACTCTGAAGTGATAGAAGTCTTTGGTATCAAGCAATTTGGGCAATATGGCAGTCCCGTCATAGGCCGTATAAGTTGCATAGTAACTCGTTTCGTTGTTATCATTGGTGAATTTTACAAAACGGGCATCTTCAATCCCATTTTTTTCATTTACTGATACGGGAAAGATAACCCGCTCTGAAATATTAGTATCTAATGAAAATTCAAGTTCATAATGCGACGAGGCAAGCCAGGTAATCTGATTAAATAGTGCTTCTTTCTCGGTTGTCAAGTGTAAAGAACTCCTGGCTTGTTTTATACAATCCCTCAATTCGCCGTAAGTGAATTTATCATTTAACTTGTCTAAAATCAAACCGGAAGGAATAATGGCATGAATATCCTTCATTTCATTTAATTTGGCGCTAAACGAGGTTTTATCATACACATGCCGCCTGATATGTTCTGCTTCTTCCAGCATTTTGCCAACAGGCTCTAGCGATAAATTATTGTTTTTATCCAATACCCCCGTTCTAAAAACGATGGACGAGATATGCCCTTCACCTGTAGCTCTGAAGCTCAAAATGACTCTTTTTTCGTCCTTGCCAATTTCTGACTGGTCGGGATGTTCTACAATCGATGGATTGAAAAAGGCGGCTGCCTCAATTGAATACTCCATCGTAAAATAGGAACCTATAAGTATTTTTTGTGATATGTTAAGTGATTCAGGTTCAGTTCCTAACTGTTTCAAAAGGTGAGCAATCCTGTTAAAATGCTTTTCGAAAATTTTAGAGATATTTCTATGTCGAAGAGAGTAGTCTCTCAGCACAGGACTTAATGTTTGTGATACCGAGGTCTCAGACAAATTAAGTACTGAACGTATAGTATTAAGCGCCCTTTCGTCTCCGGTGTAAAGAAATCTTGCGATTTTTCTGGAGGCATCCGGGTAAAATTTAATATCCTTTCGGTTTACTGTTACCTGCATCTATTTATTGTATTTGTACTTTTCTAAAGGTAATGGATATAATGGAACAACTACGGATATGATGAAAGTTAATCTATTGGGAAAATCTTAGGCATCATTTAATTAACAAGACGGTACTTTTTTGATAATCAGATAATATTCTTGAAAATAAATCACGGTCGAACATATACAAGCAATAACGAATCTTTGTGTATGGGTTTAATTTCTTGTTTTCATTTTCAGCTATCTGATCAACCGATGTCAGATAAATTTCCAGTGCGTCATTTAACTCACTTTCAGTAAATTTACTTTTTATATTCAGGAT
This genomic interval carries:
- a CDS encoding Thivi_2564 family membrane protein, with the protein product MPALTIAIVVLIVGIILWQINNYVPAQRSIKNILNAIVVAVLVFWLLYVFGVFNS
- a CDS encoding glycoside hydrolase family 130 protein, with amino-acid sequence MQVTVNRKDIKFYPDASRKIARFLYTGDERALNTIRSVLNLSETSVSQTLSPVLRDYSLRHRNISKIFEKHFNRIAHLLKQLGTEPESLNISQKILIGSYFTMEYSIEAAAFFNPSIVEHPDQSEIGKDEKRVILSFRATGEGHISSIVFRTGVLDKNNNLSLEPVGKMLEEAEHIRRHVYDKTSFSAKLNEMKDIHAIIPSGLILDKLNDKFTYGELRDCIKQARSSLHLTTEKEALFNQITWLASSHYELEFSLDTNISERVIFPVSVNEKNGIEDARFVKFTNDNNETSYYATYTAYDGTAILPKLLDTKDFYHFRVLPLHGEIAQNKGMALFPRKVNGKYAMLCRLDGFNNYIAFSDNISIWRKATLLQKPKFPWEFVQIGNCGSPIETPEGWLVITHGVGPMREYVLGASLFDLQNPEKEIGRLKSPLLIPNANEREGYVPNVVYSCGSMIQNEDLIIPYAMSDYASTYATVNLRELLNELKRSK